DNA from Lycium ferocissimum isolate CSIRO_LF1 unplaced genomic scaffold, AGI_CSIRO_Lferr_CH_V1 ctg9921, whole genome shotgun sequence:
GATAGAGCATTAGAAGCCCGGAGGTTTATTGCAGGCTACGAAAATTTTGACATGGAAATAGGAGGTAATCAATATGCACTTCATTATAGATTTGCCCTgtactcagcggaagtatgattcgatatgggtcatagttgataggcttaaaCCCACTTcttgcctgtcagaactacttatgcagctgaagattatgcgaagctttatcttaaagagattgtacgacttcatggtgttcctacaactattatttcagatagaggagcgcaatttacagctaacttctggaaatcttttcagaatggattggggaatcacgtgagtcttagtactgcatttcatccGTACATATCGATTGACAAAGAGCGTACTATTACGGACACTTCGCGAGGACACGTCGAGAGCTTATGTGATTTACTTCCGGGTAGTTGGGATAATCATTTACCTCTTATTGATTTGccatataataatagttaccattccagcattcagatggctccttatgaggctttatatgggcgtaGATGCAGGTCacctataggatggtttgatatTGGAGAAAATCATTTAATAGGTCCAGAGTTGATACATCAAGtggttgataaggtgaaagtgatttaagaaatattattaGCGGcgcagagtcgacagaaatcctcTGCAGATAATCGGCGGcgcaagttagagtttgaggtaggCAACTGGGTTTTCCTaaaagtttcacctatgaagggagtgatgagatttggtaaataGGGTAAGTtaagccctcgatacattggtCCATATAGAATTATTCGTACGATgggtaaggtggcatatgagTTTGAGCTACCTTCTGATTTAGAGTCTgtacatccagtattccatgtgtccataCTCCATAAGTGTATGGAGTTCCTTCAAGGGTTGTACCAGTAGATAATATCCAGGTGACTGAGCAGCTGTCATATGAGGAAACCCTAGTGGCTATATTACATAGACAGGTTCGTCGATTGCGAACTAAGGATGTGACTTTTGTTAAGGTtctttggagaaataataatgttgaagaaatgacttgggaagctgaagcgAAAATGAAGGCGAAATACCCTTATTTATTTCCTTCATCTCAGGAGGCTCAGTCGGAAGCTTTATCTTCCCCAggtattgattttatttatggttattgtgactggtcgtgtgaggctagggtgttgtatattttagcatgtggccttgtgtggcattattttggattgttgtgaaCATGTTGGATTGGTACAATTgcaggggagactctggcgaaatttttatagcccATGACTCgtatgaacattcgaggacgaatgtttctagggggggggggggagggggagggagaatgttacacctctcgttttcgtcAAAAGGAAGTCCTTGGCCTGTGGGTGTTTTATACCCTTAGAATGGAGATCCGTCCCTGAGTTTTTACGATATTAAGTGCCTTACCCCATGTGTACCAAAGTATAAGTACATGTCCCTTATGATactacaggattagaagttaaacaaactGAACCGACGCTAATCGGAGCGACACAGGAGAGTCGATAGAAACCAGTCACTATTGATGATCCGTCGACATGTTGACGAGCCGTCGTAGTGCACCATCCCTGCTCCGCCACCTCTGATTCTCTGATGGCAGAACGACGGAGCTAGTCGACCTGCAGCCACTGGAACCTTCTTGacctatctatatatatatatggagcaCCACgttttattcttattattttcattCCCCAAATCAGAGAAAGTCCTAGAATATTCCTCTTAATATTTTCCATTACCATAGTGAAGATTTAGCAAGATCTGggccccgtaaacccgagcttgtgaagaagaaggttgttcctagggtttcattgaagttgtgaagcttagggagttggagttgaagttaatTCTTGGTATTCTAGTCCCTCcaagatatgtatatgattcttacctTTGTGTTTAAGTGAATTATCAAGTGTTTTAGTGATCTTAAGCAAGGAAACATAGCAATGGAAGTTATAAGTTGAATAAGGGTAGAGTTAGGGTTAAAGGCTATTTTGAAGGATGAATTGGAGTAGATTTgattatatgtttatatgtaagTATTAATATTGTGGTTGTTTATATATGAGTTGAATTGGAAATTGAGGGATTATTAAGTACAAAGGCGATGTTATCCGGAATTCATTAAGTTCCTTTTGCACTTGAATTGGTAGTAAGTATTATAAAGGGTCTaattgtggcctatgttatcttggttgtagAGTTAAGAGTTCGAaaagtagaagttggacgattagatatggttcaaggtatgttaaggctatcctttcttcatttttggcatgatcctatgatatgagcgaACAACCGtctaaacgagcttccatattactctgcTCTTACAAGAACTAGGAGTATCTCAGTCTTTGATGATCCCATGCtccttgttatgattgttccttcattCTTCGGGGTCGCAGATTTCATATATTGACGATGTTAGCCCAAAAGATGTTTATCAGAGGTAGGACGACCATATATCACTCCGAGAGCTCTAGTTACTCgttatgtttatgcattgcattcattatacatatgcatattgacccttgaccagaaggcgttatatacgggtatattatatgtatataaggtatggggaaagggataggcgttatagaCGCATTAGCACCTGATCAGGTGGTACAcagagatgatgatgatgatatatggatcgggtcgtacgttcctcggcactattatatgatatatggatcgggctgtacattTCTCAACACTATTAtgtgatatatggatcgggccgtacctTCCTCaacactattatatgatatatggatcgagtcgcacgttcctcggcactaatatgtattatgacctatgcatatcatgcCTCCTCAAAGGCACTATCTTGTTACACAGATATTCCCAGATGTTTATTATAGATGCATTCAGATATCGAGATTTGCTTTTGCGATTCTTATGTTTTTATGTtcctatgccttacatactccgtatatttttcatattgactcccctattgcttggggggctgcattcatgtcagcaggttcaggtagacagagaggcgATCCAGCTCGATAGGACTTCACCTCAGCTATAGTAGGTGCGCTCCGCTCGATCCGAAGCTgcggtctattttggtatgccattttgagatgtatatgcatatataggtATGGTGgagtcctgtcccatcctttctacagttttctATTCCATTAGTAGTCTGTAGACAGTTTATGTAGTTGGTACGTGGTgttgccttgtcggctcccattCTTTTTTGTACAACATATATAGCAGCCTGGTcagcttgcactgttctttttggtatatatatgcatgcagaTGGTTGATAGTTCTATATGCATATCTCTTGATGATGTCACCGTATAAGTCATTATAGTTCAAATTGAGTTATTTATGGGCCCTTGTTACTCAGTGTTATCCAGATActagtataggggtgtttggttaCTAGGGATCAGGCACTCGCCACGACTCAgcaattgggtcgtgacatcaagcTTTGGTGGCTCAACAATAAAAGGCTTAGTTGGTGGAGTGGTTCTATTTGCATGGTAAGATTAAGCTTTCTTGGATGTTAAGTGTAAGAACCTAGACCCTCAAGCGTATTTACAGTTTTCGCGTAGCCCTCCATGTCATCAGCATCAAAGTTCACCAACACAGTAGCAAGAGCTtctcccaaactttcttcttccatttatgttcGATAGCATCATCAATCccatcaaacgaatcaataaACGCGATATTCTCATAAGCAATTGGCAACTTCATCCCCTTACTTGCTTGGAAAGTCACCTCTTCATCATTCACACAGAACTTGATTTCGTTCTTTTCAGAGTCCATAAGCGTTCTGCCCGTAGCAAGGAAGGGTCTTCCTAATATGATGGGAATATCTTTATCAAGCGCACAATTTAGATTAACGAAATCAGCAAGCAACATGAACTTACCCACTTGTACCAACACAACATCTACAGCCACAACTAGCTTCTTGATGGATCTGTCTGCCATTTGTAATCGCATAGAAGTAGGTCTAGGCATTCCCAATCCAGATTGCTTGTAAATAAGAACAGGCATTAAATTGATACttgccccattatcacacaactgttatatcccgcattctgtacgttggaatatttttaagttggttgcgacgagttatggacaaggctattttccgactttgtcgtaaggcataagtcgcttatgattttattggtatggaatattaaggaatttggggttaaaagtgaattatgaaaagttagacgtttcatgaaaatttttgggccgaaagtgaagttttggaaacttaaattcatgaaaaaaaaaaagtgaccatgtggccatgcacatgacttgtgggccataggccacatgtatgaagtaTATAGGTAGTAttagatgacttgttaagtcatcttcatcattttcatgtcttggaaatttcaagaaagttggagaaaacataaggggccattcggccatgtccaacCGACCAAGACCAAGGAGAAATTgatcaacaaaaaatattttcttcatgtgtttcaactccttagaaggtgtaaaaCAACACGGagggattgttggagcaagcaaaccaattATTTTTGCAAACCACAagctctagccgagtgaagaaccaagtgaaggtaaggtttaatctcatttatcatgtgttatggatggtttgtacatgttgtggtatgtgaaaatgaatgaagttcatgaaattatgcatgtggaagtgtagccgtgtgtgtgtgtggccgtgtataggtgtgtgttgtgtaagggtggtgaagtaattgtagttagcatgtttgtgtgttgttgtaatgtgtagaaatgaatgaaactcataaaatattggagttgatgtttggccgtgtatgttggatttggccgtgtgtgttgtgttgtgtagtaagtgaagaactaatttgtTTAGCGTTTGGTTGATCTTGTTGTGGATTTATGATGAACAAAGCGAAGAACCAATGAATTCGATTGAAGTCAAAgtcgtgtgtgggctgattttggaagccaatgtgaatcaaatatagtttcatggatttatggaagataatgttgtcaatgtgtgaattgttggtatggttgatgaaattgaaaggaagaattgtgttgttgattattttcttgaacttagaggattgcgggtgaagtagtatattgttggattgctttgaatattatgcggattgtttgaaatgttcttgaatcttgtttaaatgatcTTGGACTAGTACTTGAACTTGCGAGCGTTGacgttagcttgaaagtatgtagttgagttGGACGTAATTGAACGTCGTcgaattatttagaaaggagttattaatgttagaatgcattcgaaatcaattattgatgtcgtttatatggttgttggtattgttgttgaacaTTTAgtcgagttgaattctcagggttgatgaacttataggggaaatgctgcctaaatttctgtagaaaaagtaatggcttggaattgaattcttcgatgcttatggctaatgtcggatgtctaataacgttgttgtagattttgagaagccgaggcgtaagATTGGACTatcttaggaagcggacgaggtatgtaaagctcaacccttctttcttttggcatgtcttagttgaaagtaggttatgacacgaaccccgaggtaactctattcttgcggtccgagcatatctatgattcttatttgtttcttgagattcgtattcttaatgtagtcgaattgtggttcttatgtcttttgtatgactaaattttaaaagttgcataaaagttttgttttcaaaagagttttgttcctaaacgattccgaaactacgaacgtccgtaactttcacagaaaggctcggatcgctttgatatgtCCGTAGAGGATTCCGTAGCGTATGATGGCCctaacttccataggcgggctcggattggttttatacccgtccgtggggcccgagattttcctttgcaTAAGTTCTAGTGTTT
Protein-coding regions in this window:
- the LOC132046232 gene encoding uncharacterized protein LOC132046232, whose product is MPVLIYKQSGLGMPRPTSMRLQMADRSIKKLVVAVDVVLVQVGKFMLLADFVNLNCALDKDIPIILGRPFLATGRTLMDSEKNEIKFCVNDEEVTFQASKGMKLPIAYENIAFIDSFDGIDDAIEHKWKKKVWEKLLLLCW